In Clostridia bacterium, one genomic interval encodes:
- a CDS encoding 30S ribosomal protein S6, producing MRNYEALYIVRPELSEEEQQAVAKKFADIVAQNGGEVTKLDIWGKRRLAYEVKKLREGIYILMQFKAEARVAQEVERVMKITDEVIRQLVVRLEDDALLAGEEEEAPVEQGEPAAEEEQTVAAEE from the coding sequence ATGCGCAATTACGAAGCCCTCTACATTGTCAGACCTGAACTCAGCGAAGAGGAACAGCAAGCGGTGGCGAAGAAATTTGCCGACATTGTGGCCCAGAACGGCGGCGAAGTGACCAAGCTGGACATCTGGGGCAAACGCAGGTTGGCCTACGAGGTGAAAAAGCTGCGTGAGGGCATCTACATCCTGATGCAGTTCAAAGCCGAAGCCCGGGTAGCCCAGGAAGTCGAGCGGGTGATGAAGATCACCGATGAAGTGATCCGCCAGCTGGTTGTTCGCCTCGAAGATGATGCGCTCTTAGCTGGGGAAGAAGAGGAGGCACCGGTAGAGCAAGGGGAACCTGCAGCCGAAGAGGAACAAACTGTGGCCGCGGAAGAATAA
- a CDS encoding DUF951 domain-containing protein, whose product MSFNIGDIVQMRKSHPCGSDQWEITRVGMDFRIKCLGCGRQVLLPRRKFERGVKAVIKKVEL is encoded by the coding sequence TTGTCCTTCAATATTGGCGACATTGTCCAGATGCGCAAGTCTCACCCCTGCGGCAGTGATCAATGGGAGATCACCCGGGTGGGGATGGACTTCCGCATCAAGTGTTTAGGCTGCGGCCGGCAGGTCCTCCTACCCCGGCGGAAATTTGAAAGAGGCGTGAAAGCCGTTATCAAGAAAGTAGAACTTTAG
- a CDS encoding DUF441 domain-containing protein, with the protein MTGNALLLCILLLGMLGRSNIVAMAAAILLVVKFARLEHYLPLLERRGLEMGLLFLMLSVLVPFASGRVAPQDIVRSFLSWPGLVALVSGALATHMNGKGLHLLQLEPSLMVGLVVGSIMGIVFLGGVPVGPLMAGGIAALILSLCQYFKS; encoded by the coding sequence GTGACTGGCAATGCCCTTTTGCTCTGTATTCTTTTGTTAGGCATGTTGGGTCGTTCCAACATTGTTGCTATGGCTGCCGCGATCCTGCTGGTGGTGAAATTTGCCCGGCTGGAGCACTATTTGCCTTTGCTGGAGAGGCGCGGCCTGGAAATGGGACTATTGTTTCTCATGCTGTCCGTGCTGGTGCCCTTTGCCTCGGGCAGGGTAGCCCCGCAAGATATTGTTCGCTCCTTCCTCAGCTGGCCCGGGCTGGTGGCCCTGGTCAGCGGGGCCCTGGCCACCCACATGAACGGCAAAGGGTTGCACCTGCTCCAGTTGGAACCTTCCCTGATGGTGGGCCTGGTGGTGGGTTCCATCATGGGGATTGTCTTTCTTGGCGGCGTGCCGGTGGGACCGTTGATGGCCGGAGGGATAGCCGCCTTGATCCTGTCCTTATGCCAATACTTCAAATCCTAA
- a CDS encoding 30S ribosomal protein S18 produces MRRERKRSRKRVCSFCVDKIAVIDYKDTQRLRRYITERGKILPRRVTGNCAHHQRMLTTAIKRARNIALLPFTVE; encoded by the coding sequence GTGCGTCGCGAACGAAAACGTTCCCGCAAGCGCGTGTGCAGTTTCTGCGTGGATAAAATTGCGGTGATTGATTATAAAGACACCCAGCGCTTACGGCGGTATATCACGGAGCGGGGCAAGATCCTGCCCCGCCGGGTAACCGGCAACTGTGCTCATCACCAGCGGATGCTGACCACCGCCATCAAGAGAGCACGGAATATCGCCTTGTTGCCGTTTACGGTTGAATAA
- a CDS encoding HEAT repeat domain-containing protein, with product MWWQVVGLGILCLVILAVFWREKTKAPQRQLPNPQNGEELLQLVPIHDPAVLAPRVVALWPALDEETRQKLKEAVHAYGWEAYFLTDLEDPDVEKRIRAIEILGLIGGKKSIWPLMSALASRNDRICFAATAALKELRVPGLIETLIEALAAPERWPPARVAEIILAKGKESVMPLLEKLPAAAPAAKGYIIEILGELGDVRAVPYFIVGVEDEDPAIRAKSARALAQVNGPVMGVTDSLQQALRDEAWEVRVHAALAVGNLKIHEMAATLEELLSDPDWRVKETAEKALKQLN from the coding sequence GTGTGGTGGCAGGTGGTTGGCCTGGGCATCCTGTGCCTGGTGATACTGGCAGTCTTTTGGCGAGAAAAAACAAAAGCACCCCAACGGCAGCTCCCGAATCCCCAGAACGGCGAAGAACTGCTGCAGCTGGTACCAATTCATGATCCGGCGGTGCTGGCACCCCGGGTGGTGGCCCTGTGGCCGGCTTTGGACGAGGAAACCCGGCAAAAACTAAAAGAAGCTGTGCATGCTTACGGTTGGGAGGCATATTTCCTGACTGACCTGGAGGACCCGGATGTGGAGAAGAGGATTCGCGCCATTGAGATTCTGGGCCTGATTGGAGGCAAGAAATCCATCTGGCCTCTCATGAGCGCCCTGGCCTCCCGCAACGACCGGATCTGCTTTGCCGCCACGGCGGCCTTGAAGGAGTTACGAGTGCCGGGGTTAATTGAAACTTTGATTGAAGCTTTGGCGGCACCGGAGCGCTGGCCCCCTGCCCGGGTGGCGGAAATCATTCTGGCCAAAGGGAAAGAAAGCGTGATGCCGCTTTTGGAAAAGCTGCCGGCGGCGGCACCGGCGGCCAAAGGCTATATCATCGAAATCTTAGGGGAGTTGGGGGACGTGCGGGCAGTGCCCTACTTCATTGTAGGAGTGGAGGATGAAGATCCGGCCATCCGGGCCAAGAGCGCCCGCGCCTTGGCACAGGTCAACGGCCCGGTGATGGGAGTCACGGACAGCCTTCAACAAGCCCTCCGGGACGAGGCTTGGGAAGTGAGAGTCCATGCGGCCCTGGCGGTGGGGAACTTAAAGATCCATGAGATGGCGGCCACTTTGGAGGAGCTCCTGTCGGATCCCGACTGGCGGGTGAAGGAAACCGCCGAGAAGGCGTTGAAACAATTAAACTAG
- the yedF gene encoding sulfurtransferase-like selenium metabolism protein YedF: MEKIVDARGLACPQPLIHTKKALEEFDGEELVTIVDNETARDNILRFVKSQNLEAEVEQRASDYYIRIHKPQFTGLEPQVTVERDYIIFVGSEFLGRGSDELGGILTRSFFYTLAEADKLPAQVILVNSGVKLACENSPVLQHLIDLEKKGVQILACGTCLDYYGLKEKLCAGSVSNMYTILEQLTLYPRVVTLP, from the coding sequence ATGGAAAAGATAGTCGATGCGCGCGGCTTGGCTTGCCCGCAGCCGCTCATTCACACCAAAAAAGCCTTGGAAGAATTTGACGGGGAGGAATTAGTGACGATTGTGGATAACGAAACAGCCAGGGACAACATCCTTCGTTTTGTTAAGAGTCAAAACTTGGAAGCCGAGGTAGAACAACGGGCCAGCGATTATTACATCAGGATTCATAAACCACAGTTTACCGGCCTTGAGCCCCAAGTCACCGTGGAGCGGGATTACATCATTTTCGTCGGCAGTGAATTCTTAGGCCGGGGCAGCGACGAATTAGGCGGCATCCTGACCAGGAGCTTCTTCTACACCCTGGCTGAGGCGGACAAGCTGCCGGCGCAGGTCATCCTCGTCAACAGTGGGGTTAAACTGGCCTGTGAAAACTCTCCCGTCCTGCAGCACTTGATCGATTTAGAGAAAAAAGGCGTGCAGATCCTCGCCTGCGGTACCTGCCTTGACTACTACGGCTTGAAGGAGAAGCTGTGTGCCGGTTCCGTAAGCAACATGTATACCATTTTGGAACAGCTCACCCTTTATCCCCGGGTAGTGACTCTGCCGTAA
- the selD gene encoding selenide, water dikinase SelD has protein sequence MADIRLTQCAKASGUAAKVGPGTLRDVLGTITTVEDPRLLVSGATMDDAGVYRLTDELALVQTVDFFTPMVDDPYLFGQIAAANALSDVYAMGGKPLTAMNIAAFPVSTMDLGILRDIFRGGADKLKEAKTLLVGGHTIEDQEPKYGLSVTGIVHPEKIWTNRGGKPGDSLVLTKPLGTGIISTAIKGEMAGRESVEEAVRFMTTLNNAAAEAAAQVGVHACTDVTGFGLLGHLYEMMTPEIGFEIIWPQVPLMAGTKDYASWGLVPGGARRNLKYLHDAVEREKGISDIAMDILADPQTSGGLLLAVSSEKAQALVAALHERGVAAAQVIGYVTDKHPGKILVRGW, from the coding sequence ATGGCGGACATACGTTTAACACAATGCGCCAAGGCCTCCGGGTGAGCGGCAAAGGTAGGTCCGGGGACCTTAAGAGACGTACTTGGCACCATCACCACTGTGGAAGACCCGCGCCTTTTGGTCAGCGGGGCCACGATGGATGATGCCGGTGTCTACCGGCTCACCGATGAACTGGCCCTGGTGCAGACCGTGGACTTCTTCACGCCCATGGTGGATGACCCGTATTTGTTCGGGCAGATCGCGGCGGCGAACGCCTTAAGCGATGTTTATGCCATGGGGGGTAAGCCCCTTACCGCAATGAACATCGCCGCTTTTCCGGTGAGCACCATGGACCTGGGCATATTGAGGGATATTTTCCGGGGAGGTGCCGACAAGCTTAAAGAAGCAAAGACGCTGCTGGTGGGAGGCCATACCATTGAGGACCAGGAACCGAAATACGGTTTATCGGTGACGGGGATTGTACATCCCGAGAAGATATGGACCAACCGGGGCGGGAAACCGGGGGACAGCCTGGTTTTGACCAAACCCCTGGGGACCGGGATCATCAGCACGGCCATCAAAGGGGAAATGGCCGGCCGGGAGTCCGTGGAAGAAGCCGTACGCTTCATGACCACCTTGAATAATGCGGCAGCGGAAGCAGCCGCCCAAGTCGGGGTCCATGCCTGTACCGATGTGACCGGCTTCGGCCTTTTGGGGCATCTCTATGAGATGATGACGCCGGAAATAGGTTTTGAAATCATCTGGCCGCAAGTGCCGCTGATGGCGGGAACCAAAGACTACGCTTCCTGGGGACTGGTGCCCGGGGGTGCACGTCGCAATCTCAAGTACCTGCACGACGCCGTCGAACGGGAAAAAGGCATCTCCGACATTGCCATGGATATCCTGGCGGATCCCCAAACTTCAGGGGGATTACTGTTGGCGGTATCATCGGAGAAAGCACAAGCATTAGTAGCCGCCTTGCATGAACGAGGTGTCGCGGCGGCACAAGTGATTGGATATGTGACGGACAAGCATCCGGGCAAAATTCTAGTGAGAGGGTGGTAG
- a CDS encoding aminopeptidase, protein MEKKLTGGQALEGRLRYKKKNVWEHLSRAEREAALELGEEYKEYLSQVKTEREAVRFMVSRAEAEGFRPLDELKHLKPGQRFYLTYRSKVLLLGVAGERPLKEGLRLVGAHIDAPRLDLKPQPLYESDGLALFKTHYYGGIKKYQWPALPLALHGLVMKAGGEALELVLGEAEEDPVFTVTDLLPHLAKDQMEKKMKEGIQGEDLNVLVGSLPYADEEVQEKVKLAVLQHLHERYGLVEEDLVSAELELVPAGKARDVGLDRSLVGGYGQDDRACAFTAFKAILQVQKPRYTALALFVDKEEIGSTGNTGAQSRLLEYFVARLGELTGDKTVKDVWQVFDRSLAVSGDTVAALDPSWPNVLDKYNAPVLGHGVVLLKYSGAGGKYDTNDAHAETVYSLRRLFNEHGIIWQTGELGKVDQGGGGTIAQFLAQTGMDVIDCGPALLSIHSPFEIASKGDIYMTFRAYQVFLQN, encoded by the coding sequence TTGGAGAAGAAACTCACCGGTGGCCAAGCCCTGGAAGGGCGGCTCAGGTATAAGAAAAAGAACGTGTGGGAGCATTTATCCCGGGCAGAACGGGAAGCGGCGCTGGAGTTAGGAGAAGAATATAAAGAGTACCTTTCCCAGGTGAAGACGGAGCGGGAAGCCGTCCGGTTCATGGTGAGCCGGGCCGAAGCGGAGGGTTTCCGTCCCTTGGACGAGCTCAAGCATTTAAAACCCGGCCAGCGCTTTTACCTCACCTACCGGAGCAAGGTGCTGCTTTTAGGCGTCGCCGGGGAAAGACCCCTCAAAGAAGGCCTTCGTTTAGTCGGTGCTCACATTGATGCCCCTCGTTTAGATTTAAAGCCCCAGCCTCTTTATGAGAGTGACGGGCTGGCTCTTTTTAAAACCCATTATTACGGCGGGATCAAGAAATACCAGTGGCCGGCTCTGCCCCTGGCCTTGCACGGCCTGGTCATGAAAGCCGGCGGGGAGGCCTTGGAACTGGTGCTGGGCGAAGCTGAGGAGGATCCTGTTTTTACGGTAACCGATTTGCTGCCCCATTTGGCCAAGGACCAGATGGAGAAAAAAATGAAAGAAGGCATTCAAGGCGAGGATCTCAACGTCCTGGTGGGTAGCCTGCCCTATGCGGACGAGGAGGTGCAGGAAAAAGTCAAGCTGGCGGTGCTGCAGCACCTGCATGAACGGTACGGCCTGGTGGAGGAGGACCTGGTCAGCGCCGAGCTGGAACTGGTGCCGGCCGGGAAAGCCAGGGACGTGGGATTGGACAGGAGCCTGGTCGGCGGCTATGGGCAGGATGACCGGGCTTGTGCTTTTACAGCTTTTAAGGCTATCCTGCAAGTGCAAAAGCCCCGTTATACCGCCCTGGCCCTCTTTGTCGACAAGGAGGAAATCGGCAGCACCGGCAATACCGGGGCCCAGTCCAGGCTCTTGGAATACTTTGTCGCCCGTTTGGGGGAATTAACGGGCGACAAGACAGTCAAAGATGTGTGGCAGGTCTTCGACCGGTCCCTGGCGGTGTCCGGGGATACGGTGGCGGCCCTGGATCCCAGCTGGCCCAATGTCCTGGACAAGTACAACGCACCGGTGCTGGGGCATGGAGTGGTGCTTCTGAAGTACAGCGGTGCCGGGGGCAAATACGATACCAATGATGCCCATGCAGAAACCGTCTACAGCTTGCGCAGGTTGTTTAACGAGCACGGGATCATCTGGCAAACCGGCGAACTTGGCAAGGTGGATCAGGGTGGCGGGGGTACCATCGCCCAGTTCCTGGCCCAGACCGGGATGGACGTCATTGATTGCGGCCCGGCCTTATTAAGCATTCACTCACCATTTGAAATTGCCAGTAAGGGTGACATTTACATGACTTTTAGGGCCTATCAGGTCTTCTTACAGAACTAG
- a CDS encoding single-stranded DNA-binding protein: protein MLNRVILIGRLTRDPELRYTTGGVAVANFTLAVDRPYTNQQGEREADFIRVITWRKLAEVCAQNLGKGRLVAVDGRLQVRSYDDPNGVRRQTAEVVAETVRFLDWPKDRGQAPSDLGGGGSFDDFGDPFSGSGIDLSGDDFPL from the coding sequence TTGCTGAACCGGGTTATTCTGATTGGCAGGCTGACGCGAGACCCCGAGCTTCGTTACACCACCGGCGGTGTCGCCGTAGCCAATTTTACCTTGGCAGTGGACCGTCCTTATACCAACCAACAAGGAGAGCGGGAAGCGGATTTTATCCGGGTCATCACCTGGCGTAAACTGGCGGAAGTCTGTGCCCAAAACCTCGGGAAAGGACGGCTGGTGGCCGTGGACGGGCGCCTGCAGGTCAGGAGTTACGATGACCCAAACGGCGTGAGGCGCCAAACCGCCGAAGTAGTGGCGGAAACCGTTCGCTTCCTGGATTGGCCTAAAGATCGCGGCCAGGCTCCCTCCGATCTGGGTGGAGGCGGCAGTTTTGACGACTTTGGAGATCCTTTCAGCGGCTCAGGTATCGATCTATCGGGAGATGACTTTCCTCTGTAA